A portion of the Sandaracinaceae bacterium genome contains these proteins:
- a CDS encoding DUF192 domain-containing protein, with the protein MSTRARALFVLSAALPLLSGACADVPLVEVRGPDGTLRLRVEADFARTADARREGLAGRDGLDEGRGLLLVFPTEGEVCIENTPVGFAIDALFANAAGQIVAIERGIPAGDATSRCHQPVAQVLELGGGVALSVQVGDVLEQAP; encoded by the coding sequence GTGAGCACGCGTGCGCGGGCTCTCTTCGTTCTCTCGGCTGCCCTGCCGTTGCTGAGTGGCGCTTGTGCCGATGTTCCCTTGGTGGAGGTGCGTGGCCCCGATGGCACCCTGCGCCTGCGTGTGGAAGCCGACTTCGCCCGCACCGCCGACGCGCGGCGCGAGGGCCTGGCGGGCCGCGACGGCCTCGACGAGGGGCGCGGTCTCTTGCTGGTCTTCCCCACCGAGGGCGAGGTCTGCATCGAGAACACCCCCGTGGGCTTCGCCATCGACGCGCTCTTCGCCAACGCCGCGGGCCAGATCGTGGCCATCGAGCGCGGCATCCCGGCCGGCGACGCGACCTCCCGCTGCCACCAGCCCGTGGCGCAGGTGCTGGAGCTCGGGGGCGGGGTCGCCCTTTCGGTGCAGGTGGGAGACGTGCTAGAGCAGGCCCCATGA
- a CDS encoding transglycosylase SLT domain-containing protein, protein MTRVPPARDFSPGRAVPAAGSVVAHVRAALAAGDHAGARQLAETTLRLTTDPDEAAELRWLAAVACEGLGDGAGRTTHLAALSTSGHPLAPYASLQLAESVLATDPARAVHLTASLRGDWGGAWTARMTEARALVALGRNDEAIARYRAIVAATPDDVAAISAGMPLVNLLAARDDVASKAEAIAILRRVATRSAGTPLAASCLARVTSILATLPDEERTRLTPMPLTDRLQEAAAQARALRFEEAARQFEAIADEPGSEGAVRCEARLEAGKALLRARDRRPAVTHLVWVGEHCTTPEHVAWARYEAGRGYTSLGDPAAAIAQFEALERQAPTHRLADDARYRAAVLDLEEGRPEAFRARMSELPTRYPSGDMVERALVELALEARARRDFAAARQHLDAALAGPTGTADSEGMEGRSAYWLARTLHDLELRSDAIAAYARVIREWPLSYHAQLAATRLGALSPSDLESTLAPMRHTGPEPVLRFPAHPLHQSEGFRAAIALFRVGDTSRARWALDALAVTAGDAQDELLWVTAALYEQAGDRTGAMQLIREHSTAMRRIAPVGHGRALWRLAYPAAFAPLIEESAAREQLPAAFVRAIAREESSFNPGAVSWANAYGLVQVILPTAQRHGAPLGLTVNARTLRDPETNLRIGTRFMRFLLDRYPGNVAVVPAAYNAQAREAGSDRWLRARAACCSPTGCTAGSTRGACRRCPTPSRRRAERSTQLAGRPIRLAARHHGHPPLKR, encoded by the coding sequence GTGACTCGCGTGCCGCCCGCTCGGGACTTCTCCCCCGGGCGCGCCGTCCCTGCTGCCGGCTCCGTGGTGGCGCACGTGCGCGCTGCGCTCGCTGCCGGGGACCACGCCGGCGCCCGACAGCTGGCCGAGACCACGCTCCGCCTCACCACCGATCCGGACGAGGCTGCCGAGCTGCGCTGGCTGGCCGCGGTGGCCTGCGAGGGCCTGGGGGACGGCGCGGGTCGCACCACGCACCTGGCCGCCCTGTCGACGTCTGGTCACCCGCTGGCGCCCTATGCCTCGCTCCAGCTGGCGGAGAGCGTGCTGGCCACGGATCCGGCGCGCGCGGTTCACCTCACGGCATCGCTGCGTGGCGACTGGGGCGGCGCGTGGACCGCTCGCATGACGGAGGCCCGCGCGCTGGTCGCGCTCGGTCGGAACGACGAGGCCATCGCGCGCTACCGCGCCATCGTGGCCGCCACGCCGGACGACGTGGCCGCCATCAGCGCCGGCATGCCGCTGGTGAACCTGCTGGCCGCGCGCGACGACGTGGCCAGCAAGGCCGAGGCCATCGCCATCTTGCGGCGCGTCGCCACGCGCTCGGCGGGCACCCCGCTGGCCGCCTCGTGCCTGGCGCGCGTGACCAGCATCCTCGCGACGCTGCCCGACGAGGAGCGCACACGGCTGACGCCCATGCCGCTGACCGATCGCCTGCAGGAGGCCGCTGCACAGGCCCGCGCGCTGCGCTTCGAGGAGGCTGCGCGCCAGTTCGAAGCCATCGCAGACGAGCCCGGGAGCGAGGGTGCCGTGCGCTGCGAGGCGCGGCTCGAGGCGGGCAAGGCGCTGCTGCGCGCGCGTGACCGGCGCCCGGCCGTGACGCACTTGGTGTGGGTGGGCGAGCACTGCACCACCCCCGAGCACGTGGCCTGGGCGCGCTACGAGGCCGGCCGGGGCTACACATCGCTGGGCGATCCCGCCGCCGCCATCGCGCAGTTCGAGGCGCTCGAGCGCCAGGCGCCGACGCATCGCTTGGCCGACGACGCCCGCTACCGCGCGGCGGTGCTGGACCTCGAGGAGGGTCGCCCCGAGGCCTTCCGCGCCCGCATGAGCGAGCTGCCCACGCGCTACCCGAGCGGTGACATGGTGGAGCGCGCGCTGGTGGAGCTGGCCCTCGAGGCGCGTGCACGCCGCGACTTCGCCGCCGCACGGCAGCACCTGGACGCGGCCCTCGCAGGCCCCACCGGCACGGCCGACAGCGAGGGCATGGAGGGGCGCTCGGCCTACTGGCTGGCGCGCACGCTGCACGACCTCGAGCTGCGCAGCGACGCCATCGCGGCCTACGCGCGCGTCATCCGCGAGTGGCCGCTGAGCTACCACGCGCAGCTGGCGGCCACGCGCCTGGGTGCCCTCTCGCCGAGCGACCTCGAGAGCACGCTCGCGCCCATGCGGCACACCGGCCCCGAGCCCGTGCTGCGCTTCCCCGCGCACCCCCTGCACCAGAGCGAGGGCTTCCGCGCGGCGATCGCGCTGTTCCGGGTGGGCGACACGTCGCGCGCGCGCTGGGCGCTGGACGCGCTGGCAGTCACGGCGGGCGACGCCCAAGACGAGCTGCTGTGGGTGACGGCGGCGCTCTACGAGCAGGCGGGCGACCGCACGGGCGCCATGCAGCTGATCCGCGAGCACAGCACGGCCATGCGGCGCATCGCCCCCGTGGGTCATGGGCGCGCCCTCTGGCGCCTGGCCTACCCCGCTGCCTTCGCGCCCCTGATCGAAGAGAGCGCTGCTCGCGAGCAGCTGCCCGCCGCGTTCGTGCGGGCCATCGCGCGCGAGGAGAGCTCGTTCAACCCGGGCGCCGTGAGCTGGGCCAACGCCTATGGCCTGGTGCAGGTCATCCTGCCCACCGCGCAGCGCCACGGCGCGCCGCTGGGCCTCACGGTGAACGCGCGCACGCTGCGCGACCCGGAGACCAACCTGCGCATCGGCACCCGCTTCATGCGCTTCCTGCTGGACCGCTACCCGGGCAACGTGGCCGTGGTGCCCGCGGCGTACAACGCGCAGGCCAGGGAAGCGGGCTCCGACCGCTGGCTGCGCGCACGCGCCGCGTGCTGCAGTCCTACGGGGTGTACAGCTGGCTCGACTCGGGGAGCCTGCCGGCGATGCCCGACACCATCCCGCCGCCGGGCTGAGCGCTCCACACAGCTTGCCGGGAGGCCGATTCGTCTTGCCGCAAGGCACCATGGGCACCCACCGCTGAAGCGGTGA
- the dnaJ gene encoding molecular chaperone DnaJ, which yields MSKRDYYEVLGVEKDADASTLKKAYRKLALQFHPDRNPDDPTAEDKFKEASEAYGVLNDAEKRAVYDRFGHAGLEGRGGGAGFQDMGDIFSSFQDIFGDLFGGGGGFGGGRRQNPNGPTRGSDLSMQIGLTLEEAAFGVQRDLDLKHPTPCGACEGRGGEVSTCTACSGRGQVGQKRGAFVFSTTCPTCRGTGQKVVKACEKCKGRGSEELERKVRISVPAGVDSGQTLRLTNQGQAGTRGGPAGHLHVTVVVEQHERFQRDGYDLVHELHISFPEAALGTDVEVPALKTGEPPVKVKIPKGTQPGDARVVRGAGIPRLDGRGRGDLINVIQVDVPKELSSKAKKLIEELGKALES from the coding sequence ATGTCCAAACGCGATTATTACGAAGTCCTCGGGGTCGAGAAGGACGCTGACGCGTCGACGCTGAAGAAGGCGTACCGGAAGCTGGCACTCCAGTTCCACCCCGATCGCAACCCGGACGACCCCACCGCCGAGGACAAGTTCAAGGAGGCCAGCGAGGCCTACGGCGTGCTGAACGACGCGGAGAAGCGCGCGGTCTACGACCGCTTCGGGCACGCCGGCCTCGAGGGTCGCGGCGGCGGCGCGGGCTTCCAGGACATGGGCGACATCTTCAGCTCGTTCCAAGACATCTTCGGCGACTTGTTCGGCGGGGGCGGGGGCTTCGGCGGCGGCCGGCGCCAGAACCCCAACGGGCCCACGCGCGGCTCGGACCTCAGCATGCAGATTGGCCTCACGCTGGAAGAGGCGGCCTTCGGTGTGCAGCGCGACCTGGACCTGAAGCACCCCACGCCATGCGGTGCCTGCGAAGGGCGGGGCGGCGAGGTCAGCACCTGCACCGCATGCAGCGGCCGCGGCCAAGTGGGCCAGAAGCGTGGCGCCTTCGTCTTCTCCACCACGTGCCCCACGTGTCGTGGCACCGGCCAGAAGGTCGTGAAGGCCTGCGAGAAGTGCAAGGGCCGCGGGTCCGAAGAGCTGGAGCGCAAGGTCCGCATCTCCGTCCCGGCGGGCGTGGACTCGGGCCAGACGCTGCGCCTCACCAACCAGGGCCAGGCGGGCACGCGTGGCGGCCCGGCGGGGCATCTGCACGTCACCGTGGTGGTGGAGCAGCACGAGCGCTTCCAGCGCGACGGATACGACCTGGTGCACGAGCTCCACATCTCGTTCCCGGAGGCGGCCCTCGGCACCGACGTGGAGGTGCCTGCGCTCAAGACGGGTGAGCCCCCGGTGAAGGTGAAGATCCCGAAGGGCACCCAGCCCGGTGACGCGCGCGTCGTGCGCGGAGCGGGCATCCCGCGGCTGGACGGTCGTGGTCGCGGCGACCTGATCAACGTCATCCAGGTAGACGTGCCCAAGGAGCTGTCGTCCAAGGCCAAGAAGCTCATCGAGGAGCTGGGCAAGGCCCTCGAGAGCTGA
- the nadA gene encoding quinolinate synthase NadA yields MTTPTKQPFPSLKITAQALEPQGAFAEAQAMYLSPDMALVSELDALLHEKNVGIVAHFYMDPELQGVLARCTWPHIHVSDSLLMADSAITMAEAGVTSVIVLGVDFMSENVRAMLDAAGHKPIPVYRVTAPAIGCSLAESAETPAYGAYLSEAAQFERALHIVYINTSLVTKAKAHALVPTLTCTSSNVVRSVLQAAAQVPDIHIFFGPDTYMGHNLAHLFRSLGEMDAAKVAAVHPAHTPESVRSLSQRFHYFEQGTCIVHHMFGAEVVQQVEQSYPDAYVTAHLEVPGEMFALGLERQRRGAGVVGSTSDILTFIEKALRSVIDAGGSEPQTLQFVLGTEAGMITPIVRNVQRVLSAAQRAGGPELAAEIVFPVSSQAIAEVPDSGLTVVPGVAAGEGCSTAGGCATCPYMKMNSLTALFSLTRRLGHGSAGLEDFFPRLYSETIRGRTTAELGGEPILHMRAFQRTGVLPEALVADILGRHAAA; encoded by the coding sequence ATGACCACGCCCACGAAGCAGCCTTTCCCCTCCCTCAAGATCACGGCCCAGGCGCTCGAGCCCCAGGGCGCGTTCGCGGAGGCCCAGGCCATGTACCTCTCGCCGGACATGGCGCTGGTGTCCGAGCTGGACGCGCTGCTTCACGAAAAGAACGTGGGCATCGTGGCGCACTTCTACATGGACCCGGAGCTGCAGGGCGTGCTGGCGCGCTGCACCTGGCCGCACATCCACGTCAGCGACTCGCTGCTCATGGCGGACAGCGCCATCACCATGGCCGAGGCCGGGGTCACGTCGGTCATCGTGCTGGGCGTGGACTTCATGAGCGAGAACGTGCGCGCCATGCTGGACGCGGCCGGGCACAAGCCGATCCCAGTCTATCGCGTCACGGCGCCCGCCATCGGCTGCTCGCTGGCGGAGTCGGCCGAGACCCCGGCCTACGGTGCGTACCTCAGCGAGGCCGCCCAGTTCGAGCGCGCGCTGCACATCGTCTACATCAACACCAGCCTGGTCACCAAGGCCAAGGCCCACGCGCTGGTGCCCACGCTCACCTGCACCAGCTCCAACGTGGTGCGCAGCGTGCTGCAAGCCGCAGCGCAGGTGCCCGACATCCACATCTTCTTCGGGCCCGACACGTACATGGGCCACAACCTGGCGCACCTCTTCCGCTCGCTCGGCGAGATGGACGCGGCCAAGGTCGCGGCGGTCCACCCGGCCCACACGCCCGAGAGCGTGCGGTCGCTCTCCCAGCGCTTCCACTACTTCGAGCAGGGAACCTGCATCGTGCACCACATGTTCGGGGCCGAGGTGGTGCAGCAGGTGGAGCAGAGCTACCCGGACGCCTACGTCACGGCGCACCTCGAGGTGCCCGGCGAGATGTTCGCGCTCGGCCTCGAGCGTCAGCGGCGCGGGGCCGGCGTGGTGGGCTCCACCTCGGACATCCTCACCTTCATCGAGAAGGCGCTGCGCTCCGTCATCGACGCGGGCGGCAGCGAGCCGCAGACCCTGCAGTTCGTGCTGGGCACCGAGGCCGGCATGATCACGCCCATCGTGCGCAACGTGCAGCGCGTGCTGAGCGCGGCGCAGCGGGCGGGCGGGCCGGAGCTGGCCGCCGAGATCGTGTTCCCCGTGTCCAGCCAGGCCATCGCGGAGGTCCCTGATTCGGGCCTCACGGTGGTGCCCGGCGTGGCGGCGGGCGAGGGCTGCTCCACGGCGGGTGGCTGCGCCACGTGTCCCTACATGAAGATGAACTCGCTCACGGCGCTGTTCTCCCTCACGCGGCGCCTGGGCCACGGGTCCGCCGGGCTCGAGGACTTCTTCCCGCGGCTCTACAGCGAGACCATCCGCGGGCGCACCACGGCCGAGCTGGGCGGCGAGCCCATCCTCCACATGCGCGCGTTCCAGCGCACGGGGGTGCTGCCCGAGGCGCTCGTGGCCGATATTTTGGGGCGACACGCGGCCGCTTGA
- a CDS encoding mechanosensitive ion channel family protein, which produces MPRVLEQLATFGGAAALVAAVFTLLCFVVLPKEQRYRARMPTAMLALFGLSAVVHVITSPEHVVHDAFGTIGLFFLMLSLARTTFLLLYHGIVVRSMSREAPRIIGDLVQGLFFAAALTVVLRAVGVEIGSLLGASALLTAVIGFALQDTLGNLFSGLAMQMQAPFEVGDFISYDSEELHIGCVVEMNWRAVRLMSIERVEMTVPNTTLAKALLQNYSRPSKVVRRSVRLAAPAELPPERVHRVVIAAVGSVRGVLPTPEPVVLTREFDERGVVYEVLYFITDFALREVIASAVRDRIWYALQRAGTNVPMPRRTLHVHEVNRDTIARQEAVRAGERLETLNHVDFLAALPDDAKVRLVEGARSQLFAKGERIICEGEVGHELFIIRSGRVRVMVKSSKRGEVEVAQLGPNQFFGEMSLMTGEQRKASVDAIDETELLVIDKEAFRPILDSSPKLAETISDVLAARALELGEEASADRSVHEGAQGRTSGMLLTRIKSFFSLGSSDSEGGNS; this is translated from the coding sequence ATGCCCAGGGTCCTTGAGCAACTCGCCACCTTCGGCGGTGCGGCCGCGCTGGTGGCGGCGGTCTTCACCCTGCTGTGCTTCGTGGTGCTGCCCAAGGAGCAGCGCTACCGCGCTCGCATGCCCACCGCCATGCTGGCGCTGTTCGGGCTGTCCGCCGTGGTGCACGTCATCACCAGCCCCGAGCACGTGGTGCACGACGCCTTCGGCACCATCGGGCTGTTCTTCCTGATGCTGTCGCTGGCGCGCACCACGTTCCTGCTGCTCTACCACGGTATCGTGGTGCGCTCGATGTCGCGCGAGGCCCCGCGCATCATCGGAGACCTGGTGCAGGGGCTGTTCTTCGCGGCCGCGCTGACGGTGGTGCTGCGCGCCGTAGGCGTGGAGATCGGCTCGCTGCTGGGTGCCTCGGCGCTGCTCACGGCGGTCATCGGCTTCGCGCTGCAGGACACGCTCGGGAACCTGTTCTCCGGCTTGGCCATGCAAATGCAGGCGCCCTTCGAGGTGGGTGACTTCATCAGCTACGACAGCGAGGAGCTGCACATCGGCTGCGTGGTGGAGATGAACTGGCGCGCCGTGCGCCTGATGTCCATCGAGCGGGTGGAGATGACGGTGCCCAACACCACGCTGGCCAAGGCGCTGCTGCAGAACTACAGCCGGCCCAGCAAGGTGGTGCGGCGCTCCGTGCGGCTGGCGGCGCCGGCCGAGCTGCCCCCCGAACGCGTCCACCGCGTGGTCATCGCCGCGGTGGGAAGCGTGCGCGGCGTGCTGCCCACCCCCGAGCCCGTGGTGCTGACGCGTGAGTTCGACGAGCGCGGCGTGGTCTACGAGGTGCTCTACTTCATCACCGACTTCGCGCTGCGCGAGGTGATTGCCAGCGCGGTGCGTGACCGCATCTGGTACGCCCTCCAGCGCGCGGGCACCAACGTGCCCATGCCACGGCGCACGCTGCACGTGCACGAGGTCAACCGCGACACCATCGCCCGCCAGGAGGCGGTGCGCGCGGGGGAGCGCCTCGAGACGCTGAACCACGTGGACTTCCTGGCCGCGCTGCCGGACGACGCCAAGGTGCGCCTCGTGGAGGGCGCGCGCAGCCAGCTGTTCGCCAAGGGCGAGCGCATCATCTGCGAAGGCGAGGTGGGCCACGAGCTCTTCATCATTCGCAGCGGGCGGGTCCGGGTGATGGTCAAGAGCAGCAAGCGCGGTGAGGTGGAGGTGGCCCAGCTGGGCCCCAACCAGTTCTTCGGCGAGATGTCGCTGATGACCGGCGAGCAGCGCAAAGCCAGCGTGGACGCCATCGACGAAACCGAGCTGCTGGTCATCGACAAGGAGGCGTTCCGGCCCATCTTGGACAGCTCGCCGAAGCTGGCCGAGACCATCAGCGACGTGCTGGCGGCCCGCGCGCTCGAGCTGGGCGAGGAGGCCTCGGCCGACCGCTCGGTCCACGAAGGCGCGCAGGGGCGCACGAGTGGCATGCTGCTCACCCGCATCAAGAGCTTCTTCTCGCTCGGGTCGTCCGACTCGGAAGGCGGCAACTCATGA
- a CDS encoding carbon-nitrogen hydrolase family protein, protein MTQRPIGRDTRVGVVQITSRDDVDQNLAAVERTVRQAAAEGAELILVPECFSFLGPEQGKLDLAETLGGDGPIFRRCAELARSLSCDVVFGGFWERGSTRSHVFNTCLHLGPDGTVRAAYRKVHLFDVDLEDGTRVMESDTIEPGNELVVTDTPFGKLGLSICYDLRFPELYRALVDQGAIALAVPAAFTLTTGKDHWHVLLRARAIEQQCYVLAAAQTGTHFGRRASYGHAMIVDPWGTVLAQCGEGEGAAVATVRPDVVEKIRAQLPSLRHRRPEVTRRAGTSSQG, encoded by the coding sequence ATGACACAGCGACCGATTGGAAGAGACACCCGCGTGGGTGTCGTGCAGATCACCTCGCGCGACGACGTGGACCAGAACCTCGCCGCCGTGGAGCGCACCGTGCGGCAGGCTGCCGCCGAGGGCGCCGAGCTCATTCTGGTGCCCGAGTGCTTCTCGTTCTTGGGCCCCGAGCAGGGCAAGCTCGATCTCGCCGAGACGCTGGGTGGCGATGGCCCCATCTTCCGTCGTTGCGCGGAGCTGGCTCGCTCGCTCTCCTGTGATGTGGTGTTCGGTGGCTTCTGGGAGCGCGGCAGCACACGCAGCCACGTGTTCAACACCTGCCTACACCTCGGACCCGATGGCACCGTACGCGCCGCCTACCGCAAGGTGCACCTGTTCGACGTGGACCTCGAAGACGGCACCCGAGTGATGGAGAGCGACACCATCGAGCCGGGCAACGAGCTGGTGGTCACGGACACGCCCTTCGGCAAGCTGGGCCTCTCCATCTGCTACGACCTGCGCTTCCCCGAGCTGTACCGCGCGCTCGTGGACCAGGGCGCCATCGCGCTGGCGGTGCCCGCGGCGTTCACGCTGACCACCGGCAAGGACCACTGGCACGTGTTGCTGCGCGCGCGCGCCATCGAGCAGCAGTGCTACGTGCTGGCCGCCGCGCAGACCGGCACACACTTCGGGCGGCGAGCGTCGTACGGACACGCCATGATCGTGGACCCGTGGGGCACCGTGCTGGCGCAGTGCGGCGAGGGCGAGGGAGCGGCGGTGGCCACGGTGCGCCCCGACGTGGTGGAGAAGATCCGCGCGCAGCTGCCGAGCCTGCGTCATCGGCGCCCCGAGGTCACGCGTCGCGCGGGCACCTCTTCACAGGGGTGA
- a CDS encoding PQQ-binding-like beta-propeller repeat protein, with amino-acid sequence MTLNLDLPPRPAALPFAPSSPQARDARRRLAALLLGAEGQQELPPVSELAGACLLLARASERKVLLPLAESARELAMVRRGERVFVSDYGTESVPELYCLERPVGLLRVLSACRETLLAEALELDGARREIHQQLADQLAAQRLVPVDATPPAVRQRGGETRAPEEGVALAFGYEVRLPSSDEALTTRSARADIHAMFFQGTLWAYLRGRRVPLVQGPVLLVVQRLIVAVRVLVDAWDSGRPTHVRLRTGHFQVGVRLDAARQISLSLTGEAGEPVTAQALQLGETAEPILRLAADLVRAMIAADRSQGRNLRVRALRDEVRTLRRAVRERESQRGFVNHDPERVRHIAQAEGTSERTQREEPKASVAPVRTLRFGERWRVAVDGLDAGSTFLCGDRLVMATARHTVAIGRERGEVLWVRAGVDTSAFMAGTTLVRTSADGRVELCDVSDGEPFATARVDARAGTPQPGMLLGGNGVPPMVALMEGGQRVVALDLRTGQPRWRFTSRSASGLQLKRVGRVLLMTTPEGTLHAVDTSTGDELWCYATKERLATAPVVVGDRVVLAAGALGARHGSLHVVDLYSGKAHFTSTLDGAPLATPVADRDGVAVAVTRDGGRRAIAYRCDRDEVRWDIADPGLGVGAATLIVDDLLVCNSPEGRLSAVEIATGATRWSASLAEPGADDVPRRLEPVLRGGALFVPSSTVHVLRPHDGSRIGEGLRCELVPDWIRVDERGWVFVAEESGHVNAHAPVPHLELVRS; translated from the coding sequence ATGACGCTGAACCTCGACCTGCCGCCGCGCCCCGCCGCCCTCCCCTTTGCTCCCTCCTCTCCCCAGGCCCGCGACGCGCGGCGACGCCTTGCCGCGTTGCTGCTGGGCGCCGAGGGGCAGCAGGAGCTCCCACCGGTCTCGGAGCTGGCGGGAGCGTGCCTGCTGCTGGCGCGAGCCTCGGAGCGCAAGGTGCTGCTGCCGCTGGCCGAGAGCGCCCGTGAGCTTGCGATGGTGCGGCGCGGCGAGCGCGTGTTCGTGAGCGACTACGGCACCGAGAGCGTGCCGGAGCTGTACTGCCTCGAGCGCCCCGTCGGCCTGCTGCGCGTGCTCTCGGCCTGCCGCGAAACGCTGCTGGCCGAGGCCCTCGAGCTCGACGGTGCGCGCCGCGAGATCCACCAGCAGCTGGCGGACCAGCTAGCTGCGCAGCGGCTGGTGCCGGTGGACGCCACCCCGCCCGCGGTGCGTCAGCGCGGCGGCGAGACGCGTGCCCCCGAGGAGGGCGTAGCGCTCGCGTTCGGTTACGAGGTGCGGCTGCCGTCGAGTGACGAGGCGCTGACCACCCGCTCCGCGCGCGCCGACATCCACGCGATGTTCTTCCAGGGCACGCTGTGGGCCTACCTGCGCGGGCGCCGTGTGCCGCTGGTGCAGGGGCCGGTCCTGCTGGTGGTGCAGCGCCTGATCGTGGCGGTGCGTGTGCTGGTGGACGCCTGGGACTCGGGCCGCCCCACGCACGTGCGACTGCGCACCGGTCACTTCCAGGTGGGGGTGCGGCTCGACGCTGCGCGCCAGATCTCGCTCTCGCTCACCGGCGAGGCGGGTGAGCCGGTGACGGCGCAGGCGCTCCAGCTGGGCGAGACGGCCGAGCCGATCCTGCGCCTCGCGGCCGACCTGGTGCGCGCCATGATCGCGGCGGACCGGTCACAGGGCCGCAACCTGCGCGTGCGGGCGCTGCGCGATGAAGTCCGCACGCTGCGGCGGGCCGTGCGGGAGCGAGAGTCACAGCGCGGCTTCGTGAACCACGACCCCGAGCGCGTGCGGCACATCGCCCAGGCGGAGGGGACCTCCGAGCGCACCCAGCGCGAAGAGCCGAAGGCGTCCGTGGCTCCGGTTCGGACGCTACGCTTCGGCGAGCGCTGGCGGGTGGCCGTGGATGGCCTCGACGCCGGGAGTACGTTCCTGTGCGGCGACCGCCTGGTGATGGCCACGGCGCGCCACACGGTGGCCATCGGGCGCGAGCGCGGCGAGGTGCTGTGGGTGCGCGCGGGCGTGGACACCAGCGCCTTCATGGCGGGCACCACGCTGGTGCGCACCTCGGCCGACGGCCGCGTGGAGCTGTGCGACGTATCCGACGGCGAGCCCTTTGCCACCGCCCGCGTGGACGCGCGCGCCGGCACCCCGCAACCGGGAATGCTGCTGGGCGGGAACGGCGTCCCACCGATGGTGGCGCTCATGGAGGGCGGCCAGCGCGTGGTGGCGCTCGACCTGCGCACCGGCCAGCCGCGCTGGCGCTTCACCAGCCGCAGCGCGAGCGGGCTCCAGCTGAAGCGCGTGGGACGCGTGCTGCTCATGACCACGCCCGAAGGCACGCTGCACGCCGTGGACACCAGCACCGGTGACGAGCTGTGGTGCTACGCCACCAAGGAGCGCCTGGCCACGGCGCCCGTGGTGGTGGGCGACCGCGTGGTGCTGGCGGCCGGCGCCCTCGGGGCACGCCACGGCTCGCTGCACGTGGTGGACCTCTACAGCGGCAAGGCGCACTTCACCTCCACGCTGGACGGTGCCCCGCTGGCCACGCCCGTGGCCGACCGTGATGGGGTGGCCGTGGCGGTGACCCGAGACGGCGGACGGCGCGCCATCGCCTACCGCTGCGACCGTGACGAGGTGCGCTGGGACATCGCCGACCCGGGCCTGGGGGTGGGCGCCGCCACCCTGATCGTGGACGACCTGTTGGTGTGCAACAGCCCCGAGGGGCGGCTCTCGGCGGTGGAGATCGCCACCGGTGCCACGCGCTGGTCGGCGTCGCTGGCCGAGCCGGGCGCCGACGACGTGCCACGCCGCCTCGAGCCCGTGCTGCGTGGTGGGGCGCTGTTCGTGCCGTCCTCCACGGTGCACGTGCTGCGGCCGCACGACGGCTCGCGCATCGGCGAGGGCCTGCGCTGTGAGCTGGTGCCCGACTGGATCCGTGTGGACGAGCGCGGCTGGGTGTTCGTGGCCGAAGAGAGCGGGCACGTGAACGCGCACGCGCCGGTGCCGCACCTCGAGCTCGTGCGGAGTTGA
- a CDS encoding YfiR family protein: protein MVLLTLSAACALAWPGAGLVRADDVSVPISLQVDLLGRVAAYEQRYASQPNAEAVVLIVVRRGHTESVRAAGQIEAGIRRNATLGGRRVRTVQHSYSNAATLRAAVDSNEAAIAYLTPGLGDQAGGIASALVGAPVMTVSAVGSDAERGIVLSFELVAARPTLVVNLPQARRQGVVFSSQLLRLARVIQ, encoded by the coding sequence GTGGTCCTCTTGACCCTCAGCGCCGCGTGCGCGTTGGCGTGGCCCGGTGCCGGGCTCGTGCGCGCCGACGACGTGAGCGTGCCCATCTCGCTGCAGGTGGACCTGCTCGGGCGTGTGGCGGCGTACGAGCAACGTTATGCGAGCCAGCCGAACGCGGAGGCCGTGGTGCTGATCGTGGTCCGCCGGGGTCACACGGAGTCCGTCCGCGCGGCTGGCCAGATCGAGGCTGGCATCCGACGCAACGCCACGCTCGGCGGCCGACGTGTTCGCACGGTGCAGCACAGCTACTCGAACGCGGCCACCCTGCGCGCGGCGGTCGACTCGAACGAAGCTGCGATTGCCTACCTGACCCCGGGACTCGGGGACCAAGCGGGAGGCATCGCGAGCGCGCTGGTGGGGGCGCCCGTCATGACGGTGAGCGCCGTGGGGTCGGACGCCGAGCGCGGCATCGTGCTCTCGTTCGAGCTGGTGGCCGCACGCCCCACCCTGGTGGTGAACCTGCCGCAAGCACGGCGTCAGGGTGTGGTCTTCTCATCGCAGCTGCTGAGACTCGCGAGGGTGATCCAATGA